One window of the Dehalococcoidia bacterium genome contains the following:
- the rpsL gene encoding 30S ribosomal protein S12, whose amino-acid sequence MPTINQLVRKGREPLKRKAKAPALRYFYNALKNQMKVVPSPQKRGVCTAVRTMTPKKPNSALRKIARVRLTNGIEVTAYIPGEGHNLQEHSIVLVRGGRVKDLPGVRYHIVRGALDCAGVAGRKQQRSKYGSRREGGR is encoded by the coding sequence ATGCCGACCATCAACCAGTTGGTGCGCAAGGGGCGTGAGCCGCTCAAGCGCAAGGCCAAGGCCCCGGCCCTGCGCTACTTCTACAACGCCCTCAAGAACCAGATGAAGGTGGTGCCCTCCCCCCAGAAGCGGGGGGTGTGCACCGCTGTGCGCACCATGACGCCCAAGAAGCCCAACTCGGCCCTGCGCAAGATCGCCCGAGTCCGCCTCACCAACGGCATCGAGGTCACCGCCTACATACCCGGCGAAGGGCACAACCTGCAGGAGCACTCCATCGTGCTGGTGCGGGGCGGCCGCGTCAAGGACCTGCCGGGCGTGCGTTACCACATAGTGCGCGGCGCCCTCGACTGCGCCGGCGTGGCGGGCCGCAAGCAGCAGCGCAGCAAGTACGGCAGCCGCCGCGAGGGAGGGCGCTAG
- the fusA gene encoding elongation factor G, whose protein sequence is MDRTPIERLRNIGIIAHIDAGKTTVTERILFFTGRSYKIGEVDEGTATMDYLPQERERGITITAAATTCAWRDHTINIVDTPGHVDFTVEVERSLRVLDGAVVVFEAVHGVQSQSETVWRQADRYRVPRICFVNKMDRMGADFWRTVEMIRERLGARPVAVQIPIGAEDSFRGVVDLIEEVAWVFPDDPREQPERQPIPYELREEARRRREQMIEALAEVDDQVLISYVEGHPLTPAEIKKAIRRATIAYLITPVLCGAALRNKGVQPLLDAIVDYLPSPIDLPPVRGTHPETGETLERAPREDEPFAALAFKVVADPFVGRLVYFRVYSGRLKQGAQVYNSTRRQRERLGRLMRMHANRREDIDEVSAGMIAATVGLKNTFTGDTLCDEQAPIILEAMKFPEPVVSVAIEPRTKDDQDKLATTLARMAEEDPTFRYRYDPETGQTIISGMGELHLEIIVDRMRREFGVEAHVGRPEVAYKETITRPSRAEGRFIRQSGGRGQYGVVVIEAEPLPRGSGFVFEDKTTGGVIPKEFIPAVEKGVRQALDTGALAGYPVIDVKVTLVDGQYHPVDSSTFAFEMAGALAMQEALRQGAPVLLEPIMRVEIATPEEFFGDILGDITARRGHVVQVDQQGHLRLITALIPLAELFNYATDLRSLSQGRATYTMEFDHYEPLPQSLADAIAGRVRGAVRR, encoded by the coding sequence ATGGACAGGACGCCCATAGAACGATTGCGCAACATCGGCATCATCGCCCATATCGATGCCGGCAAGACCACCGTGACGGAGCGGATCCTCTTCTTCACCGGCCGCTCCTACAAGATCGGCGAGGTGGACGAGGGGACGGCCACCATGGACTATCTGCCCCAGGAGCGGGAGCGGGGCATCACCATCACCGCCGCCGCCACCACCTGCGCCTGGCGCGACCACACCATCAACATCGTCGACACCCCGGGCCACGTGGACTTCACGGTGGAGGTGGAGCGCAGCCTGCGGGTGCTGGACGGGGCGGTGGTGGTGTTCGAGGCCGTCCACGGCGTCCAGAGCCAGTCGGAGACGGTCTGGCGGCAGGCCGACCGCTACCGGGTGCCCCGCATCTGCTTCGTCAACAAGATGGACCGCATGGGGGCCGACTTCTGGCGCACGGTGGAGATGATCCGCGAGCGGCTGGGGGCGCGGCCGGTGGCCGTCCAGATCCCCATCGGGGCCGAGGACTCCTTCCGCGGGGTGGTGGACCTCATCGAGGAGGTGGCCTGGGTCTTCCCCGACGACCCGAGGGAGCAGCCCGAGCGCCAGCCCATCCCCTATGAGCTGCGGGAGGAGGCCCGCCGCCGACGCGAGCAGATGATCGAGGCTCTGGCCGAGGTGGACGACCAGGTGCTCATCAGCTACGTGGAAGGGCACCCCCTCACCCCGGCCGAGATCAAGAAGGCCATTCGCCGCGCCACCATCGCCTACCTCATCACGCCGGTCCTCTGCGGAGCGGCCCTGCGCAACAAGGGCGTGCAGCCCCTGCTGGACGCCATTGTGGACTACCTGCCTTCGCCCATCGACCTGCCGCCGGTGCGCGGCACCCACCCCGAGACGGGCGAGACCCTGGAGCGGGCGCCCAGAGAGGACGAGCCCTTCGCCGCCCTGGCCTTCAAGGTGGTGGCCGACCCCTTCGTGGGGAGGCTGGTCTACTTCCGCGTCTATTCGGGCCGCCTGAAGCAGGGTGCCCAGGTATACAACTCCACCCGCCGTCAGCGGGAGCGGCTGGGGCGGCTGATGCGCATGCACGCCAACCGCCGCGAGGACATCGACGAGGTGTCGGCGGGGATGATCGCCGCCACCGTGGGCCTGAAGAACACCTTTACCGGCGACACCCTCTGCGACGAGCAGGCCCCCATCATCCTGGAGGCCATGAAGTTCCCCGAGCCGGTGGTGTCGGTGGCCATCGAGCCCCGCACCAAGGACGATCAGGACAAGCTGGCCACCACCCTGGCCCGCATGGCCGAGGAGGACCCCACCTTCCGCTACCGCTACGACCCCGAGACGGGCCAGACCATCATCTCCGGGATGGGCGAGCTGCACCTGGAGATCATCGTCGACCGCATGCGGCGGGAGTTCGGGGTGGAGGCCCACGTGGGCCGTCCCGAGGTGGCCTACAAGGAGACCATCACCCGCCCGTCCCGGGCCGAGGGGCGTTTCATCCGCCAGTCGGGCGGCCGCGGCCAGTACGGCGTGGTGGTCATCGAGGCAGAGCCCCTGCCCCGCGGGTCGGGCTTCGTCTTCGAGGACAAGACCACCGGCGGCGTCATTCCCAAGGAGTTCATCCCGGCGGTGGAGAAGGGCGTGCGCCAGGCCCTGGACACGGGCGCCCTGGCTGGCTACCCCGTCATCGACGTCAAGGTGACGCTGGTGGACGGCCAGTACCACCCGGTGGACTCGTCGACCTTCGCCTTCGAGATGGCCGGCGCCCTGGCCATGCAGGAGGCCCTGCGTCAGGGGGCGCCGGTGCTGCTGGAGCCTATCATGCGGGTGGAGATCGCCACCCCGGAGGAGTTCTTCGGCGACATCCTGGGGGACATAACCGCCCGCCGCGGCCACGTGGTGCAGGTGGACCAGCAAGGGCATCTGCGGCTCATCACCGCCCTCATACCCCTGGCCGAGCTGTTCAACTACGCCACCGACCTGCGCTCCCTGTCCCAGGGTCGGGCCACCTACACCATGGAGTTCGACCATTACGAGCCGTTGCCCCAGTCCCTGGCCGATGCCATCGCCGGCCGGGTGCGGGGGGCTGTGCGGAGGTAG
- the rpsJ gene encoding 30S ribosomal protein S10: protein MARQKIRIRLKAYDHRILDQSARMIVEAAERSGAAVAGPIPLPTEIKRFCVLRSPHIDKDSREHFEIRTHKRLIDILDPTSKTVDALMRLQLPSGVDIEIKL from the coding sequence GTGGCCAGGCAGAAGATACGCATCCGCCTCAAGGCCTACGACCATCGCATCCTGGACCAGTCGGCCAGGATGATCGTGGAGGCGGCAGAGCGCAGCGGCGCTGCCGTGGCGGGGCCCATACCCCTGCCCACCGAGATCAAGCGCTTCTGCGTCCTCCGTTCCCCCCACATCGATAAGGACTCGCGAGAGCACTTCGAGATCCGCACCCACAAGCGGCTCATCGACATCCTGGACCCCACCTCCAAGACGGTGGACGCCCTGATGCGGCTGCAGCTGCCATCGGGCGTCGACATCGAGATAAAGCTATGA
- a CDS encoding GNAT family N-acetyltransferase, with amino-acid sequence MSQQATREDSQEGRGPHLEMEVEERLCYSLSFYHQGQVVGRAQLHRHDADAMDIVDLYVLPEHRGRGLGRAIVGECLRLAERLGARVVTAHTSPANGPAYRLFLSLGFRPCQEEHHLEHQLA; translated from the coding sequence ATGAGCCAGCAGGCGACGAGAGAGGACTCCCAGGAGGGCCGAGGCCCCCATCTCGAGATGGAGGTGGAGGAGCGCCTCTGCTACTCCCTGTCCTTCTACCACCAGGGACAGGTGGTGGGCCGCGCCCAGTTGCACCGCCACGACGCAGATGCCATGGACATCGTGGACCTCTACGTGCTGCCGGAGCACCGCGGCCGCGGCCTGGGAAGGGCCATAGTGGGCGAATGCCTGCGGCTGGCCGAGAGGCTGGGCGCACGAGTGGTGACGGCCCACACCTCGCCCGCCAACGGCCCCGCCTATCGTCTCTTCCTGTCGCTGGGCTTCCGCCCCTGCCAGGAGGAGCACCACCTGGAGCACCAGCTGGCCTAG
- the rpsG gene encoding 30S ribosomal protein S7, which translates to MPRRKGRVVRRQIPPDVKYGSVWVQKLINHIMWNGKKATAEKIVYRAFDLVQQRTGEDPLKVFEQAVRNCMPVLEVRPRRVGGATYQIPVEVRPERQLSLALRWLRDAARSRRGRPMHERLAAEIMDAYRGTGVAVKRRDDTHRMAEANRAFVHYRW; encoded by the coding sequence ATGCCCCGCCGCAAGGGCCGCGTAGTCAGGCGCCAGATCCCGCCTGACGTCAAGTACGGAAGCGTCTGGGTGCAGAAGCTCATCAACCACATCATGTGGAACGGCAAGAAGGCTACGGCCGAGAAGATCGTCTACCGGGCCTTCGACCTGGTGCAGCAGCGCACAGGCGAAGACCCGCTGAAGGTGTTCGAGCAGGCGGTGCGAAACTGCATGCCGGTGCTGGAGGTGCGCCCTCGACGGGTGGGGGGCGCCACCTACCAGATCCCGGTAGAGGTGCGGCCGGAGCGACAGCTCTCCCTGGCCCTGCGCTGGCTGCGAGATGCCGCCCGCTCCCGCCGCGGCCGGCCCATGCACGAGCGGCTGGCCGCTGAGATCATGGACGCCTACCGCGGCACCGGCGTCGCCGTCAAGCGGCGGGACGACACCCACCGCATGGCCGAGGCCAACCGCGCCTTCGTCCACTACCGCTGGTAG
- the rplC gene encoding 50S ribosomal protein L3 translates to MSIEGTLGRKLGMTQIFDPDGTARPVTVLEVLPSVVVQVKTREKDGYDAVQLGYGQRKRLNKPLQGHMRGLGNFRYLREFRVEDPSQWQVGQKVGCELFQPGDLVDVTGISKGHGFAGVVKRHGFAGGPKTHGQSDRWRAPGSIGAGTDPGRVIPGLRMAGHMGAQQVTVQNLLVVHSDPARGILLVQGAVPGHKGSLLKIRFARKASDLKKRRAKARVAAR, encoded by the coding sequence ATGAGCATCGAAGGCACCCTGGGGCGCAAGCTGGGCATGACCCAGATCTTCGACCCGGACGGGACGGCGCGGCCCGTCACGGTGCTGGAGGTGCTGCCCTCCGTCGTCGTCCAGGTGAAGACCCGGGAGAAGGACGGCTACGACGCGGTGCAGTTGGGCTACGGTCAGCGCAAGCGCCTGAACAAGCCCCTGCAGGGCCACATGCGGGGCCTGGGCAACTTCCGCTACCTGCGGGAGTTCCGGGTGGAAGACCCCTCCCAGTGGCAGGTGGGGCAGAAGGTGGGCTGCGAGCTGTTCCAGCCCGGCGACCTGGTGGACGTGACGGGCATCTCCAAGGGCCACGGCTTCGCCGGGGTGGTCAAGCGTCACGGCTTCGCCGGTGGCCCCAAGACCCACGGCCAGTCGGACCGCTGGCGAGCGCCCGGCTCCATCGGCGCCGGCACCGACCCGGGGCGAGTGATCCCCGGCCTGCGCATGGCCGGCCACATGGGCGCCCAGCAGGTAACCGTGCAGAACCTGCTGGTGGTCCACAGCGACCCGGCCCGCGGCATCCTGCTGGTGCAGGGAGCGGTGCCCGGGCACAAGGGCAGCCTGCTCAAGATCCGCTTCGCCCGCAAGGCCAGCGACCTGAAGAAGAGGAGGGCCAAGGCCCGTGTTGCTGCCCGTTAG